A window from Salvia miltiorrhiza cultivar Shanhuang (shh) chromosome 2, IMPLAD_Smil_shh, whole genome shotgun sequence encodes these proteins:
- the LOC131007626 gene encoding G-type lectin S-receptor-like serine/threonine-protein kinase At4g27290, whose amino-acid sequence MSQPEAMNMICSGRFSLCLFLFTTSFFSAHTTDTIDTSQTVSDSRDDTLISSNGAFALGFFSPGSSKNRYVGIWYNNIKDKTVVWIANRDHPLTDRSGTLRVIEPGGRLLLLNATNATIWAANVSSSGVHTPVARLLDSGNLIVTDANDGNNFIWQSFDYPTDTLLPGMKLGKNFVSGHEVYISSAKNNDDPATGGFTYGCDPTGYPQNVMKAGASFRYKSGPWNGVRFSGSHNLMKNTLFWFGVVINKNEVYYYYQLVNDSVYTRLTLSENGAGQRWRWSYQTQNWMLYLTFPIDNCDIYKVCGAHGVCSTATSPDCSCLNKFKPTDPQGWDGGDFSNGCIRRTPLSCQEGDVFLKYSGIKLPDSEHSWYNTSMSLEECKIACAINCSCTAYASLNISNGESGCLLWFGDLVNMRGQISPGQDIHIRMAKSELGSGSRKREILIVTLSVVMGIVLLGLTLLLFYQKTKKLKHQQQETDKLRNSDETHEELELPMFELSTMMKATDGFSLNNKLGEGGFGPVFKGVLEGQEIAVKRLSTTSLQGAHEFKNEVICIAKLQHRNLVKLLGCCIQGEERMLVYEYMTNGSLDLILFDQVKRTTLDWPRRFNIINGIARGLMYLHQDSRLRVIHRDLKASNILLDSDMFPKISDFGLARTFGGNEIGANTSRVVGTYGYMSPEYAVDGMFSVKSDVFSFGVLVLEIISGKRNRGFTLEDHRHNLLGHAWMLYKEEKSLELVDSCVEYSSHLSQVARSIHVGLLCVQEEREERPNMSSVVLMLNNDGVLPQAKHPGFFTARDVRRNETLHSSNTPSSGNIMTISLLEAR is encoded by the exons ATGAGCCAACCAGAAGCAATGAATATGATATGCAGCGGTAGATTCTCTCTCTGTCTGTTTCTATTCACAACCTCCTTTTTCTCCGCGCACACAACAGACACCATTGATACTTCCCAAACAGTGAGCGATTCCCGTGATGACACTCTCATCTCATCCAACGGAGCCTTTGCGTTGGGGTTTTTCAGCCCAGGGAGCTCCAAGAATCGCTACGTCGGCATATGGTACAACAACATTAAAGACAAGACTGTGGTCTGGATCGCCAATAGAGACCATCCACTCACGGATCGATCAGGTACACTCAGAGTCATTGAACCAGGTGGCCGTCTGCTTCTTCTCAACGCTACCAATGCTACTATTTGGGCTGCTAATGTATCAAGCAGCGGCGTGCACACTCCGGTCGCACGTTTACTCGACTCCGGAAACCTCATTGTCACAGATGCTAACGATGGCAACAATTTCATCTGGCAGAGCTTCGACTACCCAACTGACACTTTGTTACCTGGGATGAAGCTTGGTAAGAACTTTGTGAGTGGCCATGAAGTCTACATCTCATCAGCCAAGAACAACGATGATCCGGCTACTGGAGGCTTTACGTATGGCTGTGATCCTACTGGTTATCCACAGAACGTGATGAAAGCAGGTGCCTCCTTCCGGTATAAATCAGGGCCGTGGAATGGTGTCCGCTTCAGCGGCAGTCACAACTTAATGAAAAACACGCTTTTCTGGTTTGGAGTGGTGATCAACAAGAATGAGGTTTACTATTACTACCAGCTCGTCAACGACTCTGTATATACGAGGTTGACGCTGAGCGAGAATGGTGCTGGACAGAGGTGGCGTTGGTCTTATCAAACCCAAAACTGGATGCTTTATCTTACTTTTCCTATAGATAACTGTGATATTTATAAAGTGTGTGGTGCACATGGCGTTTGTAGTACTGCAACTTCGCCCGACTGTTCCTGTTTGAATAAATTTAAGCCAACTGATCCTCAAGGCTGGGATGGTGGTGATTTTTCCAATGGATGCATTCGAAGAACCCCGTTGAGCTGCCAAGAAGGCGATGTTTTTCTTAAGTACTCTGGAATCAAATTACCAGACTCAGAGCATTCCTGGTACAACACGAGCATGAGTCTTGAAGAATGCAAGATAGCGTGCGCCATAAATTGCTCTTGTACGGCGTATGCAAGTCTGAATATAAGCAACGGTGAAAGTGGATGTCTACTGTGGTTTGGTGACCTTGTCAATATGAGAGGACAGATTTCTCCAGGACAAGACATCCACATTCGAATGGCTAAATCTGAATTAG GCTCGGGGAGTAGGAAACGAGAAATTCTTATAGTGACGCTGTCAGTTGTGATGGGGATTGTGCTGCTAGGCCTGACCCTGTTGCTGTTTTACCAAAAAACAAAGAAGCTGAAGCATCAGCAGCAAGAAACGG ACAAACTGAGGAATTCTGATGAAACTCACGAGGAGCTAGAGCTACCAATGTTTGAATTGTCCACAATGATGAAAGCTACCGATGGATTTTCACTCAACAATAAACTTGGAGAGGGTGGATTCGGACCAGTTTTTAAG GGAGTGCTAGAAGGACAGGAAATTGCTGTGAAACGACTATCAACAACTTCACTTCAAGGAGCACATGAGTTCAAGAATGAAGTAATCTGTATTGCAAAACTTCAGCATCGAAATCTAGTGAAGCTCCTCGGATGTTGCATTCAGGGAGAAGAACGGATGCTGGTTTATGAATACATGACCAATGGAAGCCTCGACTTAATACTATTCG ACCAAGTCAAGAGAACAACACTGGACTGGCCAAGGCGCTTTAACATTATCAATGGTATTGCTCGGGGCCTTATGTACCTCCATCAAGATTCCCGACTCAGAGTTATCCACAGAGACCTCAAAGCCAGCAATATATTGCTAGATTCAGACATGTTTCCTAAGATATCAGACTTCGGCCTTGCAAGAACATTTGGAGGCAATGAGATAGGAGCCAACACAAGCCGAGTAGTAGGAACATA TGGATACATGTCCCCAGAGTATGCTGTAGACGGCATGTTCTCAGTGAAATCAGATGTGTTTAGTTTTGGTGTTTTGGTGCTCGAAATCATAAGTGGCAAGAGAAACAGAGGATTTACTCTGGAGGATCACCGCCACAACCTTCTTGGACAT GCATGGATGCTTTACAAAGAAGAAAAGTCACTGGAATTAGTGGATTCTTGTGTGGAATATTCAAGCCACTTATCACAAGTAGCAAGATCAATCCATGTGGGCCTTTTGTGTGttcaagaagagagagaagagaggccAAACATGTCTTCAGTGGTGCTGATGCTTAACAATGATGGAGTCCTGCCTCAAGCCAAACATCCTGGTTTCTTCACAGCAAGAGATGTAAGGAGAAATGAAACTTTGCATAGCTCCAACACTCCAAGTTCCGGTAACATAATGACCATTTCGCTGCTAGAGGCTCGTTAA